The nucleotide window CATCTAAAGTCTGGACTGTGGGTGATGATAATATGTCCAGGTAGGTTCACTGATTGTATCAAATGTGCCACTCTGGAgggggatgttgatagtgggaGAGGCTGTGCATGTATGAGGGTGAGGTGTGTTTGATCCTTTTAATGCACTGTTGAATTCCGTTTGATAGTTTtgggaggatttttgcatctatattcataggGAATATTGGcctaagttttcttttctggtggtgtctttgtctggctttgctatcaaggtgatgctggcttcatagaatgagcttGGAAATGTTCCCTCCTCTTCCGTTTCTGGAAGAGTTTAAAAAGGattgctggctgggtgtggtggctcacgcctgcaatcccagcactctgggaggccgaggtaggtggatcatctgaggtcaggagttcgagaccagcctggccaacatagtgaaaccctgtctttactaaaaacacaaaaaaaaatgagccaggtgtggttgtgtgtgcctgtagccccagctatttgggaggctgaagcaggagaattgcttgaatccaggaggtggaggctgcagtgagccaagattgcacgactgcactccagcctgggtgacagagtgagtctccatccaaaaaaaaaaaaaaaaaaaaaaggaaaggattactgttaattctttaaatgtttggtagaagtcACCCATGACACCATGAGGTCCTGTGCTTTTATTTGTTAGGAGTGTTTTGATTACTATGTCAATCTCCCtatttgttattgatctgttaAGACTACTTCTtcttgattcagtcttggtaggttgtacgtttctaggaatttatccattgtTTTTTCTGGATTGTCTAATAGTTCCTTATGTTCCTTTTTCTGTGcatcaattgtaatgtctcttctttaatttctgattttatgttaatcttcttttctctgcctcttgtgacagtttttgacttaaagtctattttgtctataTTACTGctgccattttgttcattttttctgtttcatagCTCTCTTGTTCCTCCTCTTCTGCTGTCTTTCTTTTGGGTttgatgtttttgtatttttttttttttcagtgatctgctttgattcttttctctttatcttcttatgtatctactataggtttttttttttttgtagttaccATGAGACTTACTGAGCATCTTATAATAGTCTATTTCAAGCTGATAACAAATTTACTTCAATTCCATACAAAAACCTCTTAATGTAACCATTTTTTGTGATGTTACCTTTACCAGTGAGATTTATACTTTTGTATGCTTTCATGTTGGTATTTAGTAACTTTTTGTTTCAACTTGTAGAACTCTCTTTAGCACTTCTCTAAGGCAAGTATAGTGGGTGACCACCTCCTTCAGGTTTTGtttgggaaagtctttatctcttcttcatttttaaaggatagtTTTGCTGCGTATAGTATTCTttttagccatttttttcttttagtactttaaatatatcaACCCGTTTTCTCCTGATCTGCAAGATTTCTGGTGAGAAATATACTGATCGTCTTATAGCAGTTGCGTTGTACATGATgagtcacttttctcttgctatcaaaatctttttatctttgactcttgataatttaattataatatgtcCCGAAGTAGATCTCTTAGGTTCTACTTATTTGGGAATCTTTAGACTTCATGAATCTGGATATCCATTTTCCTCTCCAGACATGGGAAAATTTCAGccgttatttctttaaataagttcTCTTGACTATTGGGTACAAACATAAAGttggatagaagaaataagatttaGTGTTTGATACATTAGTAGCATGACTATAGTCTAAAGTAAtctattatatacttgaaaacagctagaagagaataattcgaATGTTTCtagtaaaaagacaaatatttaaagtgatagacatcccaattacactgatttgatcttataaattatatgaatgtattaccACAGGTACtccaaaaatatgtacatctattatgtatcaataaaaataaaattaaaaaatactttgccctttctctctctccttttccttgaACTCTTTTAATGCATATACTGTTTCAGTTGGTGATGTCTGTAAGTCCCATAAGCTTTTTtcgctttttcatttttttgcccTTTTGCTCCTCTAGCTGGCTAATTTCATATGACCTATCTCtgagttcactgattctttcttctgcttgatctagtctgctgTTACAGCTCTCTATTGAAATTTTTGGTTCAGTCATTGCATTCTTAGCTCAataatttctgggttttttttttatggtttctatttctttgttgaccttatattgttttcctgattttgtttagTTGCCTATCTGTGTTGTCTTACAGTTCACTGGAAGTCTATaagacaattattttgaattctttttcaggcagATTGtagatctttatttctttagggcCAATAACTGGAGACTTATCAGGTTCCTTTTGTGGTGTCATGTTTCCCTGATTTTTCATGATCCTTGTGGCCTTGCATTGCTATCTGCACATTTGAAGAAGGAGTTGCTTCTTTCAGTCTCTAGGGACTGGCTTCAGCAGGGAAAGCCAAAGGAGAAAGCCAGAGAGCTCAGCCAGAGATTCTCCATGTGTTGGCTGGTGGAGTCTGTGGGCAGGGCCTACTGCCAGGGTCCAAGGTGGGTGGGGCCTGCTGTGGTGGGTCTACAGACAGGTGAGGTCTGCACACTGGGTGCTGTCAGCCCCTGTGCCTTTTATTTGTTCCTGGCTGCCCTCAAGGTGATCCATCCGTGACAGTTACACCAGGGCTCCAGCAGAGATGAGAGAGAAATGGGCCTTTTGGGAAGTACCCCAAAATGAATGGAAACCTGGGGGTTCCACCTTGCTTTCTCCTTCCCCCAACAGGAGAAACTGCAGGCCAATGAGATCTCTTTCAGCACTGCCATGGCCTGGGGGAGAGGTGACATAGGCAGAGTGAAACTATTCCCTCTCTAtggcttttctctgtttttatgcaCCAATGGGTGCTATAACCTCTCCCTTGAATTCTGGAGCTCTGACAAAGACATTTTCATCCATGGATGGTTGTCAAATTAGTGTTTCTGTGGGAGGACAAGAGCTGAGGACCccctattccaccatcttgctgatgCTATTCCTCTGGTTGTATCGTTAAATTCTTCTATCTATAAAATCTTCTATCAATAAAATCAATCTATaggtttcctttctgttttccccCTTGCCatccatttgttgaagaaatcaGATCACTTTCCCTATAGTGAAGTGCTTCTCAGACTTTATGTGCACTTGAATCCCCCAGGGATcttaaaatgaagtttctgattcAATAGACACGGGTCAAGGCCTAAGACTGCATTTCTGACACACTTGCAGGTGATGCTCAGGTTGTCTGAGGATCAACTCTGAGCAGCATGTCCCTTGTGCAtctgtttcttatttcacttGAAAGGTGAatgttgaggccgggcgcggtggctcacgcctgtaatcccagcattttgggaggccgaggtgggaggatcataaggtcaggagatcgagaccatcctggctaacacagtgaaaaaccccatctctactaaaaatacaaaaattagccgggcatggtggcgggtgcctgtagtcccagctatttgggaggcggagcttgcagtgagccgagattgcaccactgcactccatccagcctgggtgacagagtgagactcttgtctcaaaaaaaaaaaaaaaaaaaagaaaggtgaatgTTGAAATTCTGCTCCTAGATATATATTcgagagaattgaaaacatgtcctcacaaaaacctgtaccctgtacgtgaatgttcatagcagcaataTTCCCaagagccaaaaggtggaaacaacccaaatgcccatcaatggatgaatggatcaaCGAAGTATGGCCTACGTATGCAATGGAAgattactcagctataaaaagaaatgaagtgctgacacatgctgcaacatggaggGACCTTGAAAATATGCTGGGTGAAagcagccagtcacaaaagaaaacatgttgTGTGACTCCATTTTTATGAAGTGTTCAGGGTAGACACAAAGTAGATTCATGGTGGCTTAAGACTAAAGGATAGAGGGGACAATGAGGAGTGACTGTTAATGGGcacagggtgatgaaaatgttctaaaattagattatggtCATGGTTGTGTAAACTCcttgaatatacaaaaaattactgACTTGTATATTTTATGATGGTTATGCTGATTTTATTGTCTGTGAATTAGCCTCAGTGaagctgtttattttctttaatgttgattgttaaatattttacattttacccTACATTCTACCAGCATTTCTGACCCCCTGGGCATGCAGAGACTTGGCACCCATGATCCTTCAGCCCTGAGGACAGCTGGTGGGGCAAAGCACTGTACAGTCAGGCTCAGAGAAGCGATGTGCCCAGGGCTGCGCTGAGTGACGCCCTGCCGGTTTTCCCCTCTTCCAGGGACAGGGAGGTCAACCAGCTGAAGCAGTGGGTCACCACAATGATGACGTCCATCACCAAGGAGGAGGACACAGCAGCTGAGCTGGAGCTCAAAGCCCGAGTCTTCCACTTCGGCGAGTACAAGGGCGATCAGCAGGTAGGCTGGGGATCAAGGTGGTCAGAGGCCCAGGGTAAGGAGGGACCCTTGGACACCCACTGGAGGAGCCCTGACAGCCCTTGGGAAGATGGAGGGCAAAGCCTGGGTGAGTGCCCTGCAGCTGCCcttgccctgcctgcctccagGAGCCACCACCTGTGCCAGCCAGCTTGGTTGCCCTCATGCCTCAttcattgcttcattcttttattcaacaaatgtgtcTGCTTCTTAAACACATATATTGTGTCTGGCAAGGTGATCCTGAAGGGGGGGAAGAGGCTTGTCCTCAAGCCAGGCTGAGAGGGTGAGAGAAttgggagagaagagaaagccAGTGGTGTTCTGAGCAGAAGCCAGGACCCAGCCAAAGGCTCAGCCCACTCCCAACCTGACAGCACACCTGGGGCCAACCCGGGCATGGGATGGCTTCCTACTGTCaagtgcctgctatgtgccaggcacagggccAAGGGTGTGGGACGCAGCCATGAGCAAGACAGCGCTCCCGATACAGCCAGAGTCCATGGGCACTGGCTGTGCCTAGGCTGGGCTGAGCTGCCTGCCTGCTGCTCCTCTCTCCTCATACAGCCCACATGGAGGGGCTGTTATCTGTTTTCTAAGTGTCAGAACAGTCTAAGAGAGGACATAGCCCTGTGGGGTGCCCAGGGAACCCCAGGGTGCAGGGTACCCTGGAGGAGGGGACTGGGCCCTGTTGGCTCACCAGAGGcagctgggggaggggctggAACCAGGGATCTGGCTGACTCCAGGGGGCCCGGGGGATAGGCTGCTCTGGCCAAGAAAAGCCAGTTCCCCAAGTTCTGTTTCAGCCCATGTTCTCAGAGCTCCCACTGTGTGCCAAGCGGTGGCCCCCACCCTGGGAGGTCAGCAGGCCACCGCTGAAGGCACTGGCATGGGGGTAGGTTTCGGCCTGCCAGCACCCTGCTGGAAGCCGCCTCCTCCACAGGATAAGCTGCTAGAGAGCCTAAACTGCAAGGTGCTGGATGTGTACCGGCACTGCACTGGCACCCAGCAGGAGGCCAACCTGGGCACCGTGCAGATGCTGACCATCATTGAGCACCAGCTGGATGAGCTGCTAGAGAACCTGGAGCACGTGCCCCAGGTCAAGATTGAGCAGGCCGAGAGGGCAAAGGAGAAGGAGCGGCGCATCAGGTGAGCTCTAGGCCCTCCCTGCCAGCTGCTGTGTCCGGGCTGGCCCTGACGGCAGAGGGAACATACAGGCCCcgccctcaaagcactcccaggAGACAGGCCCCTCCTGCTCTGTGCTATGAGAGACAAAAGCCTGTGTCTTGGGGGGACCTAGAGGGGCATCACAGTCAACTGGGGGGTGGTTAGGGAAAGCTTCCTAGAGCAAAGGACAGTGACTCGATGTGGCCAGGAGGCTCAGGGAGGGACAGGGTCTAGAAGATAGAAAAGCTGGAGCTTAGTTAGAGTGTGGCTAGCACGGCCAGCCTCAAATACATGGAACAGCAGTGGAGGGCTTTAAGCAGTGGGACAAACACGGCCAGATAGTGTGTGGTTAGATTCTTCCCTCTGGGGCTGGACTGGAGGGGCTGGAGGCTGAGGGCAAGGGCAGCTGCCAGCACCCAGGAGAGAAGGCATGGCTGCAGCAGTGTTGCTGGAGCGGAAGACAAAGTGCAGAGGCTCAGAGGGCCTTGGGAGTTTCAGCtcggaggggagtggaggggggcAGATGGGCAGCAGCTTGCTATCTGTCGGGACACCAGCCTGAACCCAAGGTAGATGGGGGCTGTGTCTTCCCTGGCCTGTGGGCAGCCCGGTTCATCCATCCCGTGCAGGGCTCTGAGACAGCGCAATCTGCAAACATCCATCCGTCCCCGCCAGCACAGGGGCTTCTCCTCTGGGTCCCTGGTACCCTGCTCAGAGTGGGCACTAGACCAGGCTTTGATGACTGAGAGTATACACAGGAAGGAGACAGGACTCTCGCCCCAGGGGGACGCTGGCCTCCATGGTGGCAAGGGAGGCCACAGGTGCACAGATCAGGCCATGGGTGTAGATTCAGGGAAATGTGCCTCTGGGAGGGGTCTGCTGGATGAACCTTAGATTCAGCCGTTGCAGGAGGCCAGAGTCAGGGCCtcagagcagcagggccctggttGTCCTCCTCTGGGCCTAGGCCACCTTGGCCAAAAGCAGTGGTGCTTTGGCTGTGGATAGGTTTTGAGGCCTTGACCTGGCAAAAGAGGTGAAGAGGAGCTGGGAGTTTTCTTGAGGGAGGACACGGCCTGGCCTGAGGACTCTGTGTGGAGATTACACAACACCTCCCCGGTCCCCCCAGTTTTCAATGTCATTTCTTGCCGCCCAGACTTCGAGAAGAGAAGCTCCAGATGCAAAAGATCCTACAGGAGGAGCGTCTGCAGCGGGCCCGGGCGCGCGCCCAGGCTGAGAACAAGAAGAAGGTAGGCAGCGTCGCCTTGGGGGTCTCTGCTGGAGGGGGTCCCCAAGACAGCATGGCAGCTGAGGTCCTGCAGCCCAAGCCCCTGATGCCACCACTCTGAAGGCATTCAATGAGGCTCTGAGGGAGACAGGCTGCCTTCAGAGCAAGGCCTCTCCCAGGACCTGCTTCCTGCAGGGGGCTCTTCCCCAGGCTGCCAGCCCATGGCCCATGCCGGGCTGAGCCTGGTTCAGCCatgcccacccaccccagccaGATACACTCTGCTCAGGAGCAGGGTCCCACCACCCTACCCACACTCTGGCCAGACCCCAAGCCCTGCTCACGCCCGTCACTGGGGTCCCCCTACTTCTGTGTCCCAAGGCCCCCACCCTTCCTGCCTTCTGACCCTGGCAACAGGAAGCAGGTCCCTCTGCCCCCACATCTAAGAGGTGGTGCTCCAGGGACCAGGCTTGATAAATGCCAGGCAGACTCACACCCCCAGTTATTTCAGTTAACTCCAGCCCTCAGCCTGCAGGGCTGACCAGAGTGGCCTGGATCTGACTGGAGCTGCTGGGCCTCTCCCTGCACCAGGGGCAGGGGTATATGGGCATACAGCTCACTGGGCAGCGAGGCTCACTGGACTTGTTTCCCCTGCAGAGAGGCAGGACACTGGTATGCCGCTCACGACCCCCAGCCCACAGGATCAAACAACAATCTGAGCACACACTGATGGAcaaggagaaggaggagctgctatttttctttacttaatcTTCGCAGACCATAGCTGTTCTGGCTGAAGGCTTAGCAAAGATGTTGGCAGAGGAAGCAGAGACTGGGCTGGGTCTCAAGTGGCCCAACTGAGTCCTCTCTGTCTCCTGTGTGCTCCCTTCCTCACCTGAATAAATTCATGTCTCTGGAGTCTTGAAGGCCTGCTTAAGGATGCAGCCACCATTGCCAAATCTCAGCACCCCGCTGGTTCATCATTTAACCCTAAGCAGATGCTTGAGGGCAAAAGCATGACACCTTCGTTCCCATCTAAAACAGCTGCTCTGTGAGACAAAAGCTAATTCCACTCTGAGCGTAGTGCGAGATCAGCCTCTGTGCAAAGCCCAAAAAAATACAAGCAGGCAGCTGGGTATATGGCAGGGCCAGCACTACCAACTAAAGGAGAAACAAGGGGCTGAACACCATATATGTAGCTACTTGAATTAAGCCAAGGTGAAAAACCTTCCGTGCATGACTGTAAGAAAACTTTCATTCATTTGCACTAGGAGTTAGGCCCATCATCGGCAGGGAACCTTGGTGCCCAGAACACTGGGTGCCAGTCCCAGTCACTTCACGGTGCTGTTCCCAGGGAGGCACATGGGAGAAAAGTAGAGGCCGAGAGGGCATTCCTGGGGGAAGACCCTGCTCCCCGATGGAGACGGGGTGGGTGCGGCTCCACCCCCCATGGTGGCCAAAAGCCTCCCATGGAGGGAGGAGGACCTCGGGCCACCTTCGGGCTAAAGAGCCTGCCAGGTGGGCAAGTTCTCCCCTCGCCTTTAGTTGGTGACAGAGCGCCGGTCTGTGGAGAAGAACCATTTGCCGATGAGGTGTGGATTCTTCCACGTGGAACAGTACCTGGGGACAGCACCTCAGAGTGGGACAAGACAGAGGGAGGACTCACTCAAACTTGGTGTCACCCCCAAATTCAAGAAACAAACACAGGGCAGAGTTTGAATGATTCAGTCTGAAAACCAAAACAGCCTCTGAATGAACACATACTTCAAAAGgcacaaggcaaaaaaaaaaaaaaaaaaatcatttaggagTGACCCTGTGTCATTGCTAAGTTGACAGACTTACAAATAAACATGGGCAAGGTGATCACCTTGTCTCCTTTTGCAAGACAGACCTCACTCTGTAAAAATATACATTGACGTATTATGTGCACATCAACCTCAATAATAAAACATACAGGCACCATCACAGTCCTACACATAATTTATGGTATTCAGAACATCACTTTATAAACTGTTGCCAAATTACCATTTAAACACTAATATCCAAATACagaatttagaaaattattttaaattttaactctaCCATCCCCCCGACC belongs to Pongo pygmaeus isolate AG05252 chromosome 2, NHGRI_mPonPyg2-v2.0_pri, whole genome shotgun sequence and includes:
- the LOC129032837 gene encoding LOW QUALITY PROTEIN: uncharacterized protein LOC129032837 (The sequence of the model RefSeq protein was modified relative to this genomic sequence to represent the inferred CDS: deleted 1 base in 1 codon; substituted 2 bases at 2 genomic stop codons); translated protein: MDSGCIGSAVLLMAASHTLGPVPGTXQALDSRKPSHARVGPRCLSGWEWAEPLAGSWLLLRTPLAFSSLPILSPSQPGLRTSLFPPFRITLPDTIYVFKKQTHLLNKRMKQXMRHEGNQAGWHRWWLLEAGRARAAAGHSPRLCPPSSQGLSGLLQWVSKGPSLPWASDHLDPQPTC